The DNA sequence CCCCAGCAACAATCTCAAGAGCAGGAAGATGAAGAACAAACAGGAAAACACGTCGATTCCCGGCATCAGGGGAGGAAGAGCAAGCCCCAGCAGAATCTGGGCAACCGCCAGCCCCAGGCAATCCGCCAGCGTCATGGACAGGAAAACGGACAGGCATTCCCGCCGGGAAGCGCGTCCGGAAAAGACGAATGCCATTCTCCATGATCTCCGATAATAATACCGGAGACGCTTCCAAAACGACAGACCGGCTACCTCTTCCGGCGGAACAGACATCACGTTCGGATAAAATCCGGTTCCCGTTTCCCTTTTCACTGCCTCCGCCAGGGCAACCCATTCTTCACCATCCACTGGACGAATCATCAAATGATCAGGCAGACCGCCCCATTTTACCTCACAGGCCAGAAAATCCAGTTCAGCAGGACCATGCAATTCTCCATTCCGATCATGGTAAAAATATTTCATTCTAAAGTATACAGCTGATCCTATTTGCTTAATTTTCAGCAATCAATACTTTTTTCGACAAATATAATCCAGAAGGCCCCCTACCCCTCCCGGACGGAAAGCAAGTCCGTCACAGACGCGCGCTTCATGCGCCACGCAGGCAGAAGGCACGCCAGGGAGGAAAGGGCCAGCACCAGAAGCACCGCATACCCCAGATGGGTCCAGGGCATCGTGACGGGAGGAGTGACGATGCCGAAGTGATAGCCGTATTCCAGAATCTGGATGGAGCACCAGGCTCCCAGCACGCCCAGGGCCAGGCTCATGACGACGGCGCACAGGGAGACCATCAGCGTCTCCGCCCAGAGCATCCGCATCACCATGGCGGCCGGCACTCCT is a window from the Akkermansia massiliensis genome containing:
- a CDS encoding DUF805 domain-containing protein, with the protein product MKYFYHDRNGELHGPAELDFLACEVKWGGLPDHLMIRPVDGEEWVALAEAVKRETGTGFYPNVMSVPPEEVAGLSFWKRLRYYYRRSWRMAFVFSGRASRRECLSVFLSMTLADCLGLAVAQILLGLALPPLMPGIDVFSCLFFIFLLLRLLLGLLIVLQFFALCWRRLHDLSLAGGWSFVLPFVLLAGSLPVEWLFGRLFQSDAWGMFMAHAGKAGVMAAGGMGVAVFVLSGTWVVALLGLFPGTKKENQYGHPPEV